The following coding sequences are from one Eucalyptus grandis isolate ANBG69807.140 chromosome 11, ASM1654582v1, whole genome shotgun sequence window:
- the LOC104426652 gene encoding non-specific lipid transfer protein GPI-anchored 19-like codes for MMAPRSAMLVMALVAVAAALLWAGAEAQTSCSSALISLSPCLSFITGNSSVPSPTCCTQLASVVNSNPLCLCDVLNGTLSTALGVNINQTQALKLPPACNVQTPPTSSCNALSPARSPVGSPPSTLGGSSSDGGSIDVKWSLVLFFTLFMASHEAVMLMQNT; via the exons ATGATGGCCCCACGTTCTGCGATGCTTGTCATGGCCCTCGTTGCCGTGGCGGCGGCACTACTCTGGGCCGGAGCAGAGGCCCAGACGAGCTGCAGCAGCGCGTTGATTAGCCTGTCGCCGTGCCTTAGTTTCATCACGGGCAACTCCTCGGTGCCATCGCCGACCTGCTGCACTCAGCTCGCGAGCGTCGTCAATTCGAATCCGCTGTGCCTCTGCGATGTCCTGAATGGGACCCTCTCGACTGCGCTGGGCGTGAACATCAATCAGACTCAGGCGCTGAAGCTGCCTCCCGCCTGCAACGTCCAGACGCCGCCCACCAGCAGCTGCAATG CTTTATCTCCGGCGAGGTCTCCGGTGGGATCGCCACCTTCCACACTTG GTGGGAGCTCATCAGATGGAGGGAGCATCGATGTGAAATGGTCTTTAGTCCTCTTCTTCACGCTCTTCATGGCATCGCATGAGGCCGTCATGCTCATGCAGAACACCTAG
- the LOC104426653 gene encoding putative receptor protein kinase ZmPK1, translated as MNHKTITISSFSLFTLMIFSTCFTFANSNVLHRGSSLSVEEHDLDTLTSPDKTFTCGFYGLGGNAYWLSIWFTNPLDRTVVWTANRDKPVNGQGSKFTLQGTGLLILTNVDGYVVWQTNTTSTDARSLELLNSGNLVLRSPDRTILWQSFDYPTDTLLPNQLLTKSKKLVSSLKGGAFYSGYFNLYFDNDNVLRLMYDELDISSLYWPNPDFTVFQNGRTNYNSSRIAVLDDTGHFQSSDQFQFNASDRGLGIKRRLTMDQDGNLRLFSLDKQSGSWVVTWQALPRLCNVHGICGRNGICVYTPEPKCTCPPGYEMSEPTDWNKGCKPKFNFTCSKSQDVKFLALPNTDYYGFDAIYNDNASFNFCMQACLDDCSCLGFSYRESQRFCFGKRSLFSGYKQLSFPRTLHLKLPISMVASLEQIRNGSNPDCSKARDQLMVSSSTMYDTISKRVRWAYLYWFASAIGAVEILIFFSGWWILFRKGDVQSTLEDGYRAITSQFRRFSYEELKSATQNFKGEIGRGASGSVYKGVLADQRVVAEKRLGDVNHEEEVFWAEVSTIGKIHHMNLVRMWGFCCEGKHKLLVYEYVENQSLDKNLFSGDYIEWRDRLKIALGTAKGLAYLHHECLEWVIHCDVKPENILLDKTFEPKIADFGLAKLLQRAGANSEFSRIRGTKGYMAPEWALNLPITAKVDVYSYGLMVLEIVKEIRLSSWVVKKEENEEQEAELTVFTREIKRRIQRGEDLGIEDLVDKRLKGKYSRKQARMLVEIGMSCVEEDRNKRPTMDSIVINCWKSMAKVNCQSQIMKIKIDFSIFLLFVRCKRLCHLSVMQEI; from the exons ATGAACCACAAAACCATCACTATTTCAAGCTTTTCTCTCTTCACACTTATGATCTTTTCCACATGTTTTACGTTTGCAAACTCGAACGTTTTGCATAGAGGCTCTTCTCTATCAGTTGAAGAACATGACTTAGACACTCTAACATCCCCAGATAAGACCTTCACATGCGGCTTCTATGGCCTTGGAGGCAATGCTTACTGGCTCTCAATCTGGTTCACCAACCCCCTGGACAGGACCGTCGTTTGGACAGCCAACCGAGACAAGCCCGTGAATGGCCAAGGTTCTAAGTTCACGCTCCAGGGCACTGGCTTGTTGATCCTGACCAATGTGGATGGTTATGTGGTCTGGCAGACCAACACGACTTCTACTGATGCCCGTTCGCTCGAGCTCTTGAATTCGGGTAATCTTGTGCTGAGAAGTCCTGATAGGACAATTCTATGGCAAAGTTTTGACTATCCAACTGATACTCTGCTGCCAAACCAGCTCCTTACTAAGAGCAAGAAATTGGTGTCATCTCTAAAAGGAGGAGCCTTTTACTCTGGCTACTTCAACCTATATTTCGACAATGACAATGTGCTGAGGTTGATGTATGACGAACTGGAC atatCCAGCCTCTATTGGCCTAACCCAGACTTCACCGTGTTTCAGAACGGGAGAACAAATTACAACAGTAGCCGGATCGCAGTCCTTGATGACACAGGCCATTTTCAATCAAGCGACCAGTTTCAATTCAATGCTTCCGACCGAGGCCTGGGGATCAAAAGGCGGCTGACAATGGACCAGGACGGAAACTTGAGGCTCTTCAGCTTGGACAAGCAGTCTGGGTCGTGGGTGGTGACATGGCAGGCGCTTCCGAGATTGTGCAATGTGCACGGAATATGTGGGAGAAATGGGATTTGTGTGTACACGCCTGAGCCCAAGTGCACATGCCCTCCTGGTTATGAGATGAGCGAGCCTACTGACTGGAACAAAGGTTGCAagcccaagttcaatttcaccTGCTCCAAGTCTCAGGACGTGAAGTTCTTGGCGCTTCCCAACACGGACTATTATGGATTCGATGCCATCTACAACGACAACGCCTCGTTCAATTTCTGCATGCAGGCCTGTTTGGATGACTGCAGCTGCTTGGGGTTCAGCTACCGGGAATCGCAAAGATTTTGTTTCGGGAAGAGATCGCTCTTCAGCGGCTACAAGCAACTGTCTTTTCCCAGAACTTTACATCTGAAGTTGCCCATCTCCATGGTGGCATCCTTGGAGCAGATTCGCAACGGCAGCAATCCTGATTGCTCCAAGGCCAGAGACCAATTAATGGTAAGTTCATCGACCATGTATGACACTATAAGCAAGAGGGTGAGATGGGCCTACCTCTACTGGTTCGCATCTGCGATTGGGGCGGTCGAGATCCTTATCTTTTTCTCAGGCTGGTGGATTCTTTTCAGAAAGGGTGATGTGCAGAGCACGTTGGAAGACGGATACCGTGCAATAACGAGCCAGTTCAGGAGGTTCAGCTATGAGGAACTCAAGAGTGCGACCCAGAACTTCAAGGGAGAGATAGGGAGAGGAGCGTCAGGATCAGTATACAAGGGTGTCTTAGCGGACCAAAGGGTCGTGGCCGAGAAGAGACTCGGAGATGTGAACCATGAGGAGGAGGTCTTCTGGGCTGAAGTCAGTACAATTGGGAAGATACATCACATGAACCTGGTGAGGATGTGGGGTTTCTGTTGTGAGGGCAAGCACAAGCTCTTGGTCTACGAGTACGTGGAGAACCAGTCCCTGGACAAGAACTTGTTCTCGGGGGACTACATCGAGTGGAGGGATCGGTTAAAGATCGCGCTCGGCACCGCCAAAGGGCTGGCCTACCTGCACCACGAGTGCCTCGAGTGGGTCATCCACTGCGACGTGAAGCCCGAGAATATCCTCTTGGATAAGACATTCGAGCCCAAGATCGCGGACTTTGGATTGGCGAAACTGCTCCAGAGGGCTGGCGCGAATTCGGAGTTCTCGCGCATAAGGGGCACGAAGGGTTACATGGCGCCTGAGTGGGCCCTGAACCTCCCGATCACCGCCAAGGTCGATGTGTACAGTTACGGGCTGATGGTCCTGGAGATAGTGAAGGAGATTCGGCTCTCAAGTTGGGTCGTGAAGAAAGAGGAGAACGAGGAGCAGGAAGCCGAGCTGACAGTCTTCACCCGGGAGATTAAGAGGAGGATTCAACGTGGCGAGGATTTGGGGATAGAGGATTTGGTAGACAAGAGATTGAAAGGGAAATATAGCAGGAAGCAGGCAAGAATGCTGGTCGAGATTGGTATGTCATGTGTGGAGGAGGACCGGAACAAGAGACCAACCATGGATTCAATAGTGATCAACTGCTGGAAATCGATGGCGAAAGTAAATTGCCAAAGTCAGATAATGAAGATTAAgatcgatttttcaatttttctcctttttgttaGGTGTAAGAGATTGTGTCATCTTTCTGTTATGCAAGAAATTTAA